A single Lactuca sativa cultivar Salinas chromosome 8, Lsat_Salinas_v11, whole genome shotgun sequence DNA region contains:
- the LOC111919723 gene encoding laccase-4 produces the protein MASWVQSVLVVLAMVLFPTTVESKVRHYKFNVVMKNMTRLCESKPIVTINGKFPGPTLYAREDDRVIVRVVNKVPHNITIHWHGVRQLRTGWSDGPAYITQCPIQTNQSYLYKFNVTGQRGTLLWHAHITWLRATVHGAIVILPKHGVPYPFPKPDHEKIIVLGEWWKSDADDVMNQWVQTGMPPNVSDAHTINGYPGPTPGCSSSGFTLHVEAGKTYLLRIINAALNEDVFFKIAKHEFTVVEVDACYVKPFKTDTIYTAPGQTTNVLLTADQKSGKYLMAISPFMDTIVAVDNQTAIATLRYKTTKPYTPLTLTTLPATNATPATNSFIESLRSLNSPKYPALVPLKIDHSLLFVVGVGVNPCPTCVNGSRVVAGINNVTFVMPDTALLQAHYFNTSGVFTDDFPGNPVTPYNYTGSGPTNIQTTNGTKVYRLAYNSTVQVVIQGNGIIAPESHPIHLHGFNFFVVAKGLGNYDPVNDPKKFNLVDPVERNTLTVPTAGWIVIRFRADNPGVWFLHCHLEVHTTWGLKMAFLVDNGNGPNESIIPPPKDLPTC, from the exons ATGGCGAGTTGGGTTCAgtcagtgttggtggttctagcCATGGTCTTGTTTCCGACCACCGTTGAGTCTAAGGTTCGGCATTACAAGTTCAAT GTTGTGATGAAGAACATGACTAGGTTGTGTGAAAGTAAACCCATCGTTACTATAAACGGAAAGTTTCCAGGGCCAACTTTATACGCTAGGGAAGACGACAGAGTGATCGTTCGAGTTGTGAACAAGGTGCCACACAACATCACTATACATTGGCATGGAGTCCGGCAACTACGAACAGGGTGGTCCGATGGGCCGGCGTATATAACACAGTGTCCGATACAAACAAACCAAAGCTATCTCTACAAGTTTAATGTCACCGGACAAAGGGGTACGCTTCTTTGGCATGCACATATCACATGGCTGAGAGCCACCGTACACGGTGCTATCGTCATTTTACCTAAACACGGCGTTCCTTACCCTTTCCCTAAGCCCGATCATGAAAAAATCATCGTGCTAG GAGAATGGTGGAAATCCGATGCCGATGATGTTATGAACCAGTGGGTTCAAACTGGTATGCCGCCTAATGTATCGGATGCACACACCATCAACGGCTATCCGGGGCCAACTCCTGGTTGTAGTTCTTCTGGATTCACTTTGCATGTTGAAGCCGGAAAGACATACTTGTTACGTATAATCAACGCTGCATTGAATGAAGATGTGTTTTTCAAGATAGCGAAGCATGAATTTACAGTTGTTGAAGTTGACGCATGTTACGTGAAGCCATTCAAAACGGATACCATATACACCGCTCCAGGTCAAACCACAAACGTCCTTTTGACCGCCGATCAAAAATCCGGCAAGTACTTGATGGCGATCTCCCCTTTCATGGACACCATTGTGGCGGTTGACAACCAAACCGCTATAGCCACCCTACGCTACAAAACCACCAAACCCTACACACCACTTACCCTCACCACCCTTCCGGCGACAAACGCTACTCCGGCCACCAACTCCTTCATTGAGTCTCTTAGAAGtttgaattccccaaaataccctgcTCTTGTCCCTTTGAAAATCGACCACTCTTTACTCTTTGTTGTTGGTGTTGGAGTCAACCCGTGTCCCACTTGTGTTAATGGAAGCAGAGTTGTCGCAGGCATCAATAATGTTACATTTGTGATGCCCGACACAGCTCTGCTTCAAGCACATTACTTTAACACAAGTGGGGTTTTCACTGATGATTTTCCTGGAAATCCGGTGACACCTTATAACTATACTGGTAGTGGGCCCACGAACATACAAACGACTAATGGTACAAAAGTTTACCGGTTAGCGTATAATTCTACTGTTCAAGTTGTGATTCAAGGTAATGGGATTATAGCACCCGAAAGCCATCCGATACATCTTCATGGGTTTAACTTTTTCGTGGTGGCAAAGGGATTAGGGAACTATGATCCGGTGAATGATCCAAAGAAATTCAATTTGGTCGATCCCGTTGAGAGAAACACTCTCACCGTACCTACAGCCGGATGGATTGTTATAAGATTTAGGGCTGATAATCCAG GTGTGTGGTTTTTGCATTGTCATCTCGAGGTGCACACGACATGGGGTCTTAAGATGGCCTTTTTGGTGGATAATGGTAATGGGCCAAATGAGTCGATTATCCCGCCACCAAAGGATCTCCCGACATGTTAG